The Muricauda sp. SCSIO 65647 genome includes a region encoding these proteins:
- a CDS encoding diphthine--ammonia ligase has translation MDRPKTFFNWSSGKDAAMALHSIQEEKSLAVELLLTTINVKYDRVSMHGLHRSILEEQARAIEIPLEVLELDESPSMEDYHHLMTEKLTALKARGYTHTVFGDIFLEDLRNYRETMLAQMGIKAIFPLWKKDSKRLLLDFIDNGFKAIVICCNAELLPKSFCGRLIDHDFLNDLPKNVDPCGENGEFHTFCFDGPIFKKPVYFSKGKIIYRTYPAPQSEEGAMQQEYGFWYCDLALEN, from the coding sequence ATGGATAGACCCAAAACCTTTTTTAACTGGAGTAGTGGTAAGGATGCAGCCATGGCGCTGCATTCCATACAAGAAGAAAAAAGCTTGGCAGTCGAACTTTTGCTGACCACCATCAACGTGAAATACGATCGGGTGTCGATGCATGGCCTGCATAGAAGTATTTTAGAAGAACAGGCAAGAGCAATAGAAATTCCCCTTGAGGTGCTGGAATTGGATGAAAGCCCGTCCATGGAAGATTACCATCATCTCATGACCGAAAAACTGACAGCACTTAAGGCACGGGGATATACCCATACCGTTTTTGGCGATATTTTTTTGGAAGATTTAAGAAACTATCGGGAAACCATGCTCGCCCAAATGGGAATCAAGGCCATTTTTCCTTTGTGGAAAAAAGACAGCAAAAGGTTACTGCTTGACTTTATCGACAACGGATTCAAGGCAATTGTCATATGCTGTAATGCAGAACTATTGCCCAAATCATTCTGTGGCCGTCTGATAGACCACGACTTTTTGAACGATTTGCCCAAAAATGTCGACCCCTGTGGAGAGAATGGAGAGTTTCACACCTTTTGTTTTGATGGTCCTATTTTTAAGAAACCTGTCTACTTCTCAAAAGGGAAAATCATATATCGAACCTATCCCGCCCCACAATCAGAAGAAGGGGCGATGCAACAAGAATATGGTTTTTGGTATTGTGATTTAGC
- a CDS encoding cobalamin-binding protein, with amino-acid sequence MKSTTNQRPDTDYGPKRIVCLTEETTETLYLLGEESRIVGVSGFTVRPKRARKEKPKVSTFVDANIDEILALRPDLVIGFSDIQATIAKELIKRGVTVWINNHRSVQGILEMMVQLGALVDKREQAMHLVQKIETNIRQIGQSTSDWNKKPKVYFEEWYDPLITGIQWVSELIELAGGNDVFPENRRASLAKDRIIEDKNELVRRNPDIILASWCGKMFKKQKMLQRPNWQNITAVRRDDVFEIKSEIILQPGPAALMEGLPLLHQLFSKWIAKYG; translated from the coding sequence ATGAAAAGCACCACAAATCAACGGCCAGATACTGACTATGGCCCTAAACGTATTGTATGTCTGACCGAAGAGACAACGGAAACCCTGTATTTGCTTGGTGAGGAATCAAGAATAGTAGGTGTTTCCGGGTTTACGGTCCGACCGAAAAGAGCTAGAAAAGAAAAACCAAAAGTGTCCACTTTTGTTGATGCCAACATAGACGAAATTCTCGCATTACGGCCAGATCTGGTCATTGGTTTTTCAGATATTCAGGCCACCATCGCCAAAGAATTGATCAAAAGGGGAGTTACGGTTTGGATCAACAATCACAGAAGTGTACAAGGTATTTTGGAAATGATGGTACAGTTGGGTGCTTTGGTAGATAAAAGGGAGCAGGCTATGCACCTAGTACAAAAAATCGAAACCAATATCCGTCAGATCGGGCAAAGCACAAGTGATTGGAACAAAAAGCCGAAAGTGTATTTTGAAGAGTGGTACGACCCCCTTATAACAGGAATCCAATGGGTAAGTGAACTGATTGAATTGGCGGGAGGAAACGATGTTTTTCCTGAAAACCGTAGAGCGTCACTGGCAAAAGACCGCATCATTGAAGATAAAAATGAGTTGGTCAGAAGAAATCCAGACATCATCTTGGCTTCTTGGTGCGGTAAAATGTTCAAAAAACAAAAGATGTTGCAACGCCCCAATTGGCAGAACATTACAGCCGTAAGAAGAGATGATGTCTTTGAAATCAAGTCTGAAATCATTCTTCAACCCGGACCTGCGGCATTGATGGAAGGGTTGCCATTGCTTCATCAACTATTTTCAAAATGGATAGCGAAATATGGATAG
- a CDS encoding Calx-beta domain-containing protein, whose amino-acid sequence MRNNRLFLIIAIAVLFFTACSDDDDQPVLPSISISVTQDTFAEDSGTIEVSFSTTETFATDVTLTYEVSGTAIAGEDYNALSGSLTLNAGESTVTQNLVLTDDDEVEQSEEITITLTAVDGGSDFIASNNSVTLTITDNDSFPFENGILVLHEGNFFGGNASVSFVNEDLTTVTNGIFNEVNDEALGDVAQSMAFNGDLAYIVVNNSQTVEVVNRYTFESVGTVESGLLNPRHIAFAEGKGYVTNWGDGSNPDDDYVAVIDLESYSVASTISVPEGPEWIVANENTLYVAHQGGFGQNNIVSVIDATTNIAGTPITVADRPNSMQLVNGGLWVLSGGNPAWTGNETTGQLDKIDITTNTVETTFTFADTEHPSYLSVDGDDLYYVMGGSVFKMGVLDASLPTSAEITGVSFYDMSVNDGRLYGVDAKDFVSAGSLEVYDLSDNSLLESLEVSLIPGAVYFNGGFEF is encoded by the coding sequence ATGAGAAACAACAGACTTTTTTTAATTATTGCCATAGCAGTACTATTCTTTACTGCTTGTAGTGATGATGATGACCAACCTGTATTGCCCAGTATAAGCATCTCGGTAACCCAAGACACCTTTGCAGAAGATAGTGGCACCATTGAGGTGTCATTTAGCACCACAGAAACATTCGCTACCGATGTAACACTGACCTATGAAGTTTCGGGAACTGCCATTGCTGGAGAGGATTATAATGCACTTTCTGGAAGTTTGACCTTGAATGCAGGGGAAAGCACCGTTACCCAAAACCTTGTGTTGACCGATGATGATGAAGTCGAACAAAGTGAAGAAATAACCATAACGCTGACAGCGGTAGATGGCGGATCGGATTTCATCGCATCCAATAACTCCGTGACCCTAACGATTACCGATAATGATTCTTTCCCCTTTGAAAATGGCATTTTGGTATTGCATGAAGGCAATTTCTTCGGAGGCAATGCTTCGGTTTCTTTTGTGAACGAAGATTTAACAACGGTGACCAACGGCATTTTTAATGAGGTAAATGATGAAGCCCTGGGAGATGTGGCACAGAGTATGGCATTTAATGGAGATTTGGCCTATATCGTTGTGAACAATTCACAAACCGTTGAAGTTGTCAACCGGTATACCTTTGAATCTGTCGGAACCGTTGAATCTGGTCTTCTTAATCCAAGACATATTGCCTTTGCCGAAGGTAAAGGGTATGTGACCAACTGGGGCGATGGTTCCAATCCTGATGATGACTATGTGGCGGTGATAGATTTGGAAAGTTATTCCGTGGCATCGACCATTTCTGTACCAGAGGGACCGGAGTGGATCGTAGCCAATGAGAATACCTTATATGTGGCCCATCAAGGAGGATTTGGTCAAAATAATATTGTATCGGTGATAGATGCCACTACCAATATCGCTGGAACCCCCATAACTGTGGCCGATAGACCAAATTCCATGCAATTGGTCAATGGTGGTTTATGGGTGCTCTCTGGAGGAAATCCGGCTTGGACCGGCAATGAGACCACTGGCCAATTGGACAAAATTGATATAACGACCAATACCGTTGAAACTACCTTCACCTTTGCAGATACCGAACACCCCAGTTATCTTTCAGTAGATGGGGATGACCTCTACTACGTAATGGGGGGGAGCGTATTCAAGATGGGTGTTTTAGATGCGTCATTGCCTACATCGGCAGAGATTACGGGCGTTTCCTTTTACGATATGAGCGTGAATGATGGAAGGCTATACGGTGTTGATGCCAAAGATTTTGTCAGTGCGGGTTCGCTGGAAGTATATGATTTGTCTGATAATTCTTTGCTCGAATCTTTGGAAGTATCCCTCATACCAGGGGCGGTGTATTTTAATGGTGGTTTTGAGTTCTAA